One stretch of Lacrimispora sphenoides DNA includes these proteins:
- a CDS encoding ABC transporter ATP-binding protein has protein sequence MRTALRIFREAKRYRIHLIAALFALVVSTAAGFYMPWALRELTALATEGISDFQVQALRIGLLLMAAATIQAAGTSAAGYLNHYAALHYVADLRKRLYGKLQHMSLSYFHKSRTGDLTSRVVNDALDAEVLLAHVIPDFAVNVLTFIGVGALLFTINGKLAIMSLVTIPFLLGITIWQSRHVSPTWKENSRVRGELAGKVQDNLSGIKEIQIFNQQSHEECKVANLSLLHSLAYLRASFFFETTYPLLAFVTALGTVIVVVYGGYLVGTGEVEIADIVGFVMYLSMFYGPVKSFSSLAERAGEAGAGCKRVFDVFDEIPEVKEKKNAKVLKRVKGEIVLKDLSFSYQEDLPVMKNINLTIKKGQTVALVGTTGVGKSTIANLINRFYDPQEGAVFIDGVDIRDVTLSSLRDNISMVLQDTFLFNGTVYENIVYGWKDAKREDVIAAAKAANAHDFIEKMENGYDTFIGERGVLLSGGQRQRIAIARAILRDSPILILDEATSALDTKTEKEIQAALNEISKERTTIMIAHRLSTTREADLIVVLEGTGIAEMGTHDELIAKGGIFARLNGAQAS, from the coding sequence ATGAGAACTGCACTGCGGATATTCCGGGAGGCAAAAAGGTACAGGATTCATCTGATCGCTGCACTTTTTGCCCTCGTGGTATCTACGGCAGCCGGATTTTATATGCCGTGGGCATTAAGGGAATTAACGGCACTTGCTACAGAAGGAATCAGTGACTTTCAAGTACAGGCCCTGCGTATCGGACTCTTACTTATGGCAGCAGCTACAATCCAGGCGGCAGGTACTTCTGCGGCAGGATATTTAAATCATTATGCGGCCCTTCATTATGTGGCAGACTTACGCAAGCGGCTTTACGGGAAACTGCAGCATATGAGCTTAAGTTATTTTCATAAAAGCAGGACAGGCGATCTCACCAGCCGTGTAGTAAATGATGCGCTGGATGCTGAGGTACTTTTGGCACATGTGATTCCGGATTTTGCAGTCAATGTCCTTACATTTATAGGAGTAGGAGCTTTGCTGTTTACGATCAATGGCAAGCTTGCCATAATGAGTCTGGTTACCATACCTTTTCTTCTGGGGATTACCATATGGCAGAGCCGTCACGTATCTCCAACGTGGAAAGAAAATTCCAGGGTAAGAGGAGAACTTGCAGGAAAAGTGCAGGACAATCTTTCCGGTATAAAAGAAATTCAGATTTTTAATCAGCAAAGCCATGAGGAATGCAAGGTTGCAAATCTTTCACTGCTCCACAGTTTAGCGTATCTTCGTGCAAGTTTCTTTTTTGAAACAACGTATCCCCTGCTTGCCTTTGTCACTGCACTTGGAACGGTGATTGTTGTCGTTTATGGCGGGTACCTGGTGGGAACGGGGGAAGTGGAGATAGCAGACATTGTTGGATTTGTCATGTATCTGTCCATGTTTTATGGTCCTGTAAAAAGTTTTTCCTCTCTTGCGGAAAGGGCAGGAGAAGCCGGAGCCGGATGCAAACGGGTATTTGATGTTTTTGATGAGATCCCGGAAGTAAAGGAAAAGAAAAATGCAAAAGTCCTTAAAAGAGTTAAAGGTGAAATTGTGCTGAAAGATCTTTCTTTTTCTTATCAGGAAGATCTTCCGGTAATGAAGAATATTAACCTTACCATTAAGAAAGGGCAAACGGTGGCTTTGGTTGGGACTACAGGTGTAGGCAAAAGCACCATAGCAAACCTGATCAATCGGTTTTATGATCCTCAGGAAGGAGCTGTATTCATCGACGGTGTTGATATCCGGGATGTGACGCTTTCCAGTTTAAGGGATAATATCTCCATGGTGTTACAGGATACATTCCTTTTTAATGGAACGGTGTATGAGAATATTGTATACGGCTGGAAGGATGCGAAAAGAGAAGATGTCATTGCGGCGGCAAAGGCTGCAAATGCCCACGACTTTATTGAGAAGATGGAAAACGGATATGATACGTTTATTGGGGAACGGGGTGTTTTACTGTCCGGAGGACAAAGACAGAGGATTGCCATTGCCCGTGCGATTTTAAGAGACTCTCCAATCCTGATCCTGGATGAGGCAACCTCTGCCTTGGATACAAAAACAGAAAAGGAAATACAGGCGGCTTTGAATGAGATTTCAAAGGAGCGAACGACCATAATGATTGCACACAGGCTTTCTACTACCCGTGAGGCTGATTTGATTGTAGTACTTGAGGGGACCGGTATTGCAGAGATGGGCACACATGACGAGCTGATTGCCAAGGGAGGAATTTTTGCACGTCTGAATGGAGCTCAGGCATCGTAG
- a CDS encoding ABC transporter permease: protein MRYAGEKKFNIWVAMALGILGLFLIFVVYPLILILYKSVLSEDGSFSLAYFGKFFARKYYWSTLVNSFKVTIVSTLLAAVLGLVMAYVLRSVRIRGSKYLNILIVMSYLSPPFIGAYAWIQLLGRNGFITKILNDLFHVKLNGIYGFAGIVLVFSLQSFPLVYMYISGALKNLDNSLNEAAESLGCSAMQRVVQVIVPLVMPTMLASSLLVFMRVFSDFGTPMLIGEGYKTFPVLMYSQFMGEVSTDDHFAAALCVIIIGITLLLFFFQRYLGNRYTYSMTALKPMEAEHCTGLKNVLSHLFVYLVVLIAILPQLTVIFTSFLATGGGSVYTGGFSLDNYRNTLFSKNNNGAIFNTYLFGLCAIAIVVVLGILISYLTVRKKSILTNILDTVTMFPYIIPGSVLGISFLYAFNTKPFLLSGTALIIVISLSIRRMPYTIRSSTAIIGQISPSVEEAAISLGCSETKSFAKITVPMMMSGVLSGAIMSWITLISELSSSIILYTSKTQTLTVAIYAEVIRSNFGNAAAYSTILTLTSILSLLLFFKLTGSNDISI from the coding sequence ATGAGATATGCCGGCGAAAAGAAGTTCAATATCTGGGTAGCTATGGCGCTGGGGATTCTCGGCCTTTTTCTCATCTTCGTAGTCTACCCCTTAATTCTGATCTTATATAAGAGCGTGCTGTCCGAGGATGGTTCCTTCAGTCTTGCATATTTCGGTAAATTCTTCGCCAGAAAATACTACTGGAGCACTCTGGTAAACAGTTTTAAAGTCACCATTGTTTCCACCTTGCTGGCGGCTGTTCTGGGTCTGGTTATGGCATATGTTTTGCGAAGTGTACGAATCAGAGGGAGTAAGTATTTAAATATCCTGATCGTCATGTCCTATCTTTCTCCACCATTTATCGGAGCTTATGCCTGGATCCAGTTACTGGGGCGCAATGGATTTATCACCAAAATCTTAAACGATCTGTTTCATGTGAAGTTAAACGGCATTTATGGATTTGCAGGAATTGTACTTGTCTTCTCTCTGCAATCCTTTCCACTGGTTTATATGTATATTTCAGGCGCTCTTAAAAACCTGGATAACTCCTTAAATGAAGCCGCGGAAAGCCTAGGCTGCAGTGCTATGCAGAGAGTGGTTCAAGTGATCGTGCCGCTGGTCATGCCCACCATGCTTGCCAGCTCCTTACTGGTGTTTATGAGAGTCTTCTCCGACTTTGGTACCCCTATGCTGATCGGTGAAGGTTATAAGACATTCCCGGTTTTGATGTACAGCCAGTTTATGGGCGAGGTCAGTACCGATGACCATTTCGCTGCTGCTCTCTGCGTCATTATCATCGGAATCACCCTGCTGTTATTCTTCTTCCAGCGCTATCTGGGAAACCGATATACCTATTCCATGACCGCACTAAAACCCATGGAAGCAGAACATTGCACTGGTCTTAAAAATGTATTATCCCATTTGTTTGTATACCTGGTAGTCCTCATCGCCATTCTTCCGCAGCTTACTGTTATCTTCACTTCCTTCCTGGCTACCGGAGGGGGAAGCGTATACACCGGAGGCTTCTCGCTTGATAACTATCGAAACACACTGTTTTCCAAGAATAACAACGGCGCTATTTTCAACACCTATTTATTCGGGCTGTGTGCCATCGCTATCGTCGTGGTGCTGGGAATATTGATCTCGTACCTGACTGTACGAAAAAAATCAATTTTAACTAATATTCTTGATACGGTCACAATGTTCCCCTACATCATACCAGGTTCTGTACTGGGTATCTCATTTTTATATGCTTTTAACACAAAACCGTTTCTACTCAGTGGCACTGCCCTCATTATCGTCATCTCACTGTCCATCCGGCGTATGCCCTACACCATCCGTTCCAGTACTGCCATCATCGGACAGATCAGTCCCAGTGTGGAGGAAGCCGCCATCAGTCTGGGCTGCTCAGAGACGAAGTCATTTGCAAAAATTACAGTTCCAATGATGATGTCCGGTGTATTATCCGGCGCTATTATGAGCTGGATCACTTTGATCAGTGAGCTGAGCTCTTCCATCATCCTCTATACCAGCAAGACCCAGACGCTTACCGTAGCTATATACGCGGAGGTTATAAGAAGCAACTTTGGTAATGCTGCTGCATATTCAACCATTTTAACTCTGACCAGTATTCTATCGCTGCTTTTATTCTTCAAACTAACGGGCAGCAATGATATAAGCATTTAG
- a CDS encoding ABC transporter ATP-binding protein encodes MGVAISIENAVKRFGKDTIINGLSLDIKPGEFFTLLGPSGCGKTTLLRMIIGFNSIEGGEIKVDQKVINNIPTNKRNMGMVFQNYAIFPHMSVKDNVAFGLKNRKIPASQIDAQVDEILKIVKIDHLKNRMPAKLSGGQQQRVALARAIVIHPEVLLMDEPLSNLDAKLRVEMRNAIKRIQQQIGITTVYVTHDQEEALAVSDRIAVMNGGVIQQIDTPKNIYQRPANLFVSTFIGLSNILSGITSMKNGVTFIQIQDYTVPMDHLSHEVKDGQNIKVSVRPEEFIINQADGYGIPGTVKSSVFLGITTHYFVTLANGQEIEVIQNSDIWDIIPDGTDIRLAVQPQKINVYTEDGNKNLVVRRDQV; translated from the coding sequence ATGGGAGTAGCAATCAGTATAGAAAACGCAGTAAAACGATTTGGAAAAGATACCATTATCAATGGATTATCCCTGGATATTAAACCAGGAGAGTTCTTCACCCTGTTAGGACCATCCGGCTGCGGCAAGACGACCCTGCTTCGAATGATCATCGGCTTTAACAGCATCGAAGGCGGTGAAATCAAGGTAGACCAGAAGGTAATTAACAACATCCCCACCAACAAACGAAACATGGGTATGGTCTTCCAGAACTATGCCATTTTCCCTCACATGTCAGTCAAGGACAATGTGGCTTTTGGACTGAAAAACAGAAAAATACCTGCATCACAAATCGATGCCCAAGTGGATGAAATCTTGAAAATTGTTAAAATCGATCATTTAAAAAATCGTATGCCCGCCAAGCTGTCAGGCGGCCAGCAGCAGCGAGTCGCCTTAGCTCGGGCCATCGTCATCCATCCCGAAGTTCTTCTGATGGATGAACCGTTGTCAAACCTGGATGCGAAACTTCGTGTGGAGATGAGAAATGCCATTAAGCGGATCCAGCAGCAGATCGGCATCACCACCGTTTATGTAACTCATGACCAGGAAGAGGCTCTGGCTGTATCAGACCGGATCGCAGTCATGAACGGCGGTGTTATCCAGCAGATCGATACGCCTAAGAACATCTACCAGCGCCCTGCAAACCTGTTTGTATCTACCTTTATCGGCTTATCCAATATCCTATCCGGCATAACATCGATGAAAAACGGTGTGACTTTCATTCAGATTCAGGATTATACCGTTCCTATGGATCATTTAAGCCATGAGGTGAAAGACGGTCAGAATATCAAGGTATCCGTTCGCCCCGAAGAATTCATCATCAATCAGGCAGACGGCTATGGCATCCCTGGGACAGTAAAAAGCAGTGTATTTCTTGGCATTACCACCCATTATTTTGTTACCCTGGCAAACGGGCAGGAAATTGAAGTCATCCAGAATTCCGATATCTGGGACATCATCCCGGATGGCACTGACATCCGTCTTGCTGTACAGCCTCAAAAGATCAACGTTTATACCGAAGACGGAAATAAAAATCTTGTGGTTAGGAGGGATCAGGTATGA
- a CDS encoding ABC transporter ATP-binding protein, which produces MNSIATKKLDIAYDNTLIVKNLDMVIPHKKITSIIGPNGCGKSTVLKAIGRILKPKNGMVYLNGGDISILPTKEIAKKMAVLPQSPSAPGGLTVSELVAYGRFPHQSGFGKLTPEDKEIVRWAISATKLMDLEHREVNTLSGGQRQRVWIAMALAQQTDLILLDEPTTYLDLAHQLEVLELLYGLNRSQGCTIAMVLHDLNLAARFSDYMIAVRGGKIIQHGSPEEVMVPHVLKETFSIDAEIVKEPRTGRPVCLTYALLHQERLSPKEAISV; this is translated from the coding sequence ATGAATAGTATCGCGACTAAAAAATTAGATATTGCCTATGACAATACTCTGATTGTGAAGAATTTAGATATGGTAATTCCACATAAAAAAATCACTTCGATTATTGGCCCCAATGGATGCGGGAAATCCACGGTGCTAAAAGCCATTGGACGCATTTTAAAGCCCAAAAACGGAATGGTTTATTTAAATGGCGGTGATATCTCAATACTTCCAACAAAGGAAATTGCAAAAAAAATGGCGGTTTTGCCACAATCGCCTTCCGCTCCCGGCGGGCTGACCGTAAGTGAACTGGTTGCATATGGGCGTTTTCCTCATCAAAGCGGGTTTGGAAAATTGACTCCTGAGGATAAAGAAATAGTGCGGTGGGCAATTTCGGCAACCAAGCTTATGGATTTAGAACATCGGGAAGTAAATACATTATCCGGGGGGCAGCGGCAAAGAGTCTGGATTGCTATGGCACTTGCTCAGCAGACAGATCTGATTTTACTTGACGAACCTACTACTTATCTGGATCTGGCCCATCAGCTTGAAGTATTGGAGCTTTTATATGGGCTGAACCGCAGCCAGGGCTGCACCATTGCCATGGTTCTTCATGATTTAAATTTGGCGGCACGTTTTTCGGACTATATGATTGCGGTCCGCGGAGGAAAAATCATTCAGCATGGCAGTCCGGAAGAAGTAATGGTACCTCATGTATTAAAAGAGACATTTTCCATAGATGCTGAAATTGTCAAGGAACCAAGAACAGGACGGCCTGTATGCCTGACATATGCTCTTTTACATCAGGAACGTCTGTCACCAAAGGAGGCGATTTCCGTATGA
- a CDS encoding sensor histidine kinase — translation MKSNQYKDYIKKSFMKYALSIISLLFVLVLLFLLINVQWIISGPNKRNHIQLSGILDQQILLYQKGLTELTQNPDLQTALNSTDPAATTANNRLLYDFTNSQTIRSSFILLDQNGRIVSSNLFAGNQEIFHESDIFRRMTSQMQEQPEKIFTLPSRLNYANEQAGDLILGKAVIMDGTLTGYLFFDLLDTYLYEIIREYPLDDVIITDRYDNLIFSISRQQTDPIDKYPSGKYRMDWQEGSVVKVNGKHYHIQKSSLPGSSLILYTLVSTEYQKDLLLYCIVFMLIVGILLVIISLPVIEHITQKNLLAINELQKSIEQMGKGNMEYQLRSQVFDEFQKLDDAYRHMVIQREELLKYNSELSERKRTMEIKQLEEQFNPHFIFNVMETLRYEIMIDAAKASDMVQSFARLMRYSIYYGSTIVSLRTDIEYINDYLLLQKMRYNRRLKYHIDIPEELLEYRIPKLLLQPVVENSLVHGMKNTHSISITITGRVHGDLLELCVEDDGSGIDGERLASLRAGLELEDGYKEHIGLYNSHRVVRLLYGTGYGVTIESQPGSGTRVTVTMPADMEDYYV, via the coding sequence ATGAAAAGTAATCAGTACAAGGACTATATCAAAAAATCCTTTATGAAATACGCACTATCCATCATCTCACTATTATTTGTGCTGGTGCTTTTATTTCTACTAATCAATGTACAATGGATTATCTCCGGTCCAAATAAAAGAAATCACATTCAGTTATCCGGCATCCTGGATCAACAAATCCTTCTCTATCAAAAAGGACTGACCGAACTCACCCAAAATCCGGATCTTCAGACCGCACTAAACAGCACAGACCCTGCCGCCACCACTGCAAATAACCGGCTTCTTTATGACTTTACCAACTCCCAGACTATCCGTTCATCATTTATACTCTTAGACCAGAATGGACGCATCGTCAGCAGCAATCTATTTGCCGGCAACCAGGAGATTTTCCATGAAAGTGATATCTTTCGCCGCATGACCAGTCAGATGCAGGAACAGCCCGAAAAGATCTTCACACTGCCAAGCCGTTTAAACTATGCCAATGAACAGGCAGGGGATTTAATTCTTGGCAAAGCTGTGATAATGGACGGCACACTTACCGGCTATCTGTTTTTTGACCTGCTGGATACTTATCTTTATGAGATCATCCGCGAATATCCTCTGGATGATGTCATCATCACGGACCGATATGATAACCTGATCTTTTCTATCAGCCGCCAGCAGACTGACCCCATAGACAAGTACCCTTCCGGAAAATACCGGATGGACTGGCAGGAAGGAAGTGTGGTAAAGGTCAATGGAAAACATTATCACATTCAAAAAAGTTCACTTCCCGGGAGTTCTTTAATCCTATATACACTGGTTTCCACTGAATATCAGAAAGACCTCCTGTTATACTGCATTGTATTCATGCTCATTGTAGGCATCCTACTGGTCATTATTTCATTGCCTGTAATCGAGCACATTACCCAGAAAAACCTTCTGGCCATCAATGAACTCCAGAAATCCATTGAGCAGATGGGAAAAGGAAATATGGAATATCAGCTCCGTTCTCAAGTATTTGATGAATTCCAGAAGCTTGATGATGCATACCGCCACATGGTAATACAGCGGGAAGAGCTACTGAAATATAACAGTGAACTGTCCGAACGAAAACGGACCATGGAAATCAAGCAATTAGAAGAACAATTTAACCCACATTTTATTTTCAACGTTATGGAGACCCTACGGTATGAAATTATGATTGATGCGGCAAAAGCCTCTGATATGGTTCAGTCCTTTGCCAGACTCATGCGCTACAGCATCTATTATGGCAGCACCATAGTCTCCCTCAGAACGGATATTGAATATATCAATGATTATCTCCTGTTACAAAAAATGCGCTATAACCGGCGTTTGAAATATCATATTGATATTCCGGAGGAACTTCTGGAATACCGGATTCCCAAGCTGCTGCTGCAGCCGGTTGTGGAGAATTCCCTGGTTCACGGCATGAAAAATACCCATTCCATCTCCATTACGATCACCGGACGGGTGCATGGAGACCTCCTGGAGCTGTGTGTGGAGGATGACGGAAGCGGGATTGATGGAGAACGCCTTGCCAGTCTGCGGGCCGGATTGGAATTGGAGGACGGATATAAGGAGCATATTGGTCTCTATAATTCCCATCGTGTTGTCCGTCTGTTATATGGTACTGGATACGGCGTGACCATCGAAAGCCAGCCAGGTTCCGGCACACGGGTCACAGTAACCATGCCGGCAGATATGGAGGATTATTATGTATAA
- a CDS encoding response regulator transcription factor translates to MYKVLLVEDEDIIRKGLMFMVNWQEINCVVVGEAIDGVDGIQKIKDNEPDIVIVDINMPIMNGLQMLEESIKEYGYEAIIVSGYSEFEFAKKAIRLGVTEYLLKPVDFTELYDAILKITEKLEANTRIKGYIRQIDLEKKKLGILETDISETVTFKNKYVSSMVKYIEEHYSSRLSLTDLSEEYNLSCTYLNTKFKSETGYTFNDFLNRYRMQKAVELLKSDQYKVYEIAEMVGFSEYKYFIKVFKKYIGCSPAKFMEVGDGK, encoded by the coding sequence ATGTATAAAGTTCTACTTGTAGAAGATGAAGATATCATCAGAAAAGGTCTGATGTTCATGGTAAATTGGCAGGAAATCAACTGCGTAGTCGTAGGCGAAGCCATAGACGGAGTCGATGGCATCCAAAAGATCAAAGATAATGAGCCCGACATAGTAATTGTAGATATCAACATGCCCATCATGAACGGACTGCAGATGTTGGAAGAAAGCATTAAAGAATACGGCTATGAAGCCATTATCGTATCCGGATACAGTGAATTTGAATTTGCAAAAAAGGCGATTCGCCTTGGCGTCACAGAATATCTGTTAAAACCCGTGGATTTTACAGAACTTTATGATGCGATTCTTAAGATAACCGAGAAACTGGAAGCGAATACACGAATAAAGGGATACATCCGGCAAATCGATCTGGAGAAGAAAAAGCTGGGCATATTAGAAACAGATATTTCTGAAACCGTCACCTTCAAAAATAAATATGTGAGCTCCATGGTAAAGTATATCGAAGAGCATTATTCTTCCCGCCTTTCCTTAACCGATTTAAGCGAAGAATATAATCTTTCCTGTACTTATCTGAATACGAAATTTAAAAGCGAGACCGGCTATACCTTTAATGATTTTTTAAACCGTTACCGGATGCAGAAAGCTGTGGAACTTCTGAAATCAGATCAATATAAGGTATATGAAATTGCTGAGATGGTGGGATTTTCTGAATATAAGTATTTTATTAAAGTGTTTAAGAAGTATATAGGCTGCTCTCCTGCTAAATTTATGGAGGTAGGGGATGGGAAGTAA